The nucleotide window ATCGCATTACGGCGGGATTGACCCGTTCCTTGATGGGCGACGGCTCATTGCTGCCAAGCATCGTCCTTGCTTGGACTTCGCGAACCTATACTTCCGATGCCACAGCCAATtggcgctcgacgagtcAGTGGTAAGCTTCCTCAGCAGAGCACAGTAACCTCCGCACTGTAATCTAATTGACTGCATCTCCTTGAGGATTGGGGACTTTTTGTTGCATCGTTATGTGCAAAGTACGACACAGGCCAAAGTATCTCTAGCAGCAGGCCGGTGTTCCAAGCGTCGACAATCGCTCCACCGGTCACGACTAGTCTGAtgcggccacgacgcccacgtGTGTGCCTCCCGTCCTTGGTGCTGTCCCTTGCCATTTATAAGAAAGAGTGAGAGACGTGCGACGATAAGCACTGTACGTACTGTAACGCCAGGGTGAGCTTTCttggtaggtacctagtTACCTACTTAGCCTcataggtacctacctagtagaTGTcagggccgccgcaccaACCATATTGCCACTCCGATTGCGCCGAGGAACCGGAAGATGCCACCTATCACCAAGTAAAGGAACGAGTTGGACGAGACCCATCAGTCAGTCCCCCGTCGCACCTGCCTCCTTCGTCATGACCAGTATACTATACAGTACTTTGTATATACCATTCCCCCCCATTCATCCGGACACGTTTCACCAAAGCAGCGGTTTCTTTCCGCTTCTCTCTTTTCATCTTTCTGCCTCAGTTGTGCAACCAACCACTCTTGGCGGTCCTCCTCCTGCCGAGAAAAGCACAGGCCGGGAGCCCGTTTGCATGCAAGCCATTGTCGCAGTGTCGATGCCCCCCTTCTGCCCCTCTCTTTCCACTCGTCCACTCCCGTTGCGGCCGCTGTGGGTGGCAGGCAACAAAGAGACTTCCGGTACGAAGCACTACTTGTGCACGCACTCAAGCCGCGACAGCCGCCACGCGTGCCGCCACGAGATCTGAACTccctgcaggcaggcacaggcacagacACACACAAGCGCGCTTCGACCCGGAGCCAATGGCGCTTACAGCCTCGTGCGATTTTTGGCCAAGTCCTGTACCACGTAGACATGACGGCCAGCAAGTCCCGAGTTGGCAACGTCTCGCGCTTGGCGTGCGGACATGCCTCAGAATACTCAGTAGTAGGTTTCTTGTGAACGATAGTATATGAAAGTCCAAGACCCCTGTATCACGTCACTCAATGCACATGCTCGGTCAATCTCTAAACTCATGCGACGCATGCTGTGTCATTAACCGATTCGAAGAAGATGCTACTCGGTCTCGGCGTACAGGTCGCAGCAATACGTAAAAGTACAGTATCTTTTCGCGTCGTCGAACCGACTCGTCCAAGCTCATAATCTCATGCCTCAAGTGGAGAAAAAGGCATCATAAATATCGAAACCGAGAACCCGTTCCAAAAACATAACGCCATCGCTTTCTCACATATCACTTAACCCATGTCGCTGGTTAAGATAAAGTCAGCTCTTTAAGAACGCTACGCAGGGAGGGTAGGGTAAGACGAACAGGAGGGCAAGGGTGACGTCGCCGTGGATCTTAGCCCGCAGCTCGatctcgacgtcgaggttgaGGTCGAGACGCAGCTTCAGCGggttcttcttctcgtccttTTGGGcgttcatcatcatctggGGTGGCATCTGttgcatctgctgctgctgtggcatTTGTTGTtggtactgctgctgctgggggcgCGCCATCTGCCtgtcgttctcgtcgtcgtcggcccacGGGTCGTTCATCTGCTTCcggggcttcttcttctgcgccGTCTTGGTtgcctgccgcgccggcttcttcttgggcgtcgGGGGCTGCTccggctcctcctcctcggtgctGCCGTGGCTCAGCTCCGGGCCACCGTCTCCCTCGGCGTCCTCAAACTCGGAgtcttcgccgccctcgttgTTGAGGGgcttgcgctcctcgtctTTCTGGTCCTCCTAAGGCCATTTACGTTTTAGCGTCTGGTTGCCTTGGTTGTCGGGAGTGTGTGTAGGCAACTTACGTTTGCTGGTGCCATGTTCAAAGTCTCTGTGGTTGTCTGTGACAGGAAGAAGATAAGCCTAGAGTTGATGGATGGAACAAGGACTTATATCTCAAAACTGAGGTTGCAAAGGACCCTTTTTCATCTTGTGCGAAAACCACTTTACGGCCATTCTGATGTCATCACCCGGTGACGAAACTGGACATGCCCAATGCATGACTCCCGTCCTTGGATGATGATAGCCGGCATGCACGCGCAACCTGTTTTTCGGCCACGGCTGTGAGTTGGAAACTGGGGGGCCCAGCCACGGCCGTACGCTAAATGGGAATAGCAACGCCATATGACGCAAGTTGCATCGCAGACAGACCCCAGGCCGATATGATCGGCTTTCATGGAGACCCCCTTGCGAGTCACCGATGCACTCGAGTCCCCGACCAAGGCAGCGAGTGACAACTAACTAGTGTAAAAGCGAGTGACAGAGAGAGTGGGTGGGTACGTGAGGGTAATTCGACAGAGGGCGGGAAAGCTGGAGAGAGAGCCAAGAGAGCGCCCTGTTCTCTGGCGGAGTAATGTGGGCCAAACAaggctcgaggccgatgacaAGCATCCCTCCACACACAATGGGGATGGGCGACCCGAGGGTGTCTGCGTAACAAGGGGAATGACCATCAGGCGTCGGAGTTCCTCAAAAGAAGACGTCATACCGGCAAGAACTGCCGTCTCACCTTTCACCAAGGCAAAGAGCCCTGCTATCCGTTCACCTTAAACGACAACTCAACATGGTCATCGGGCTGCTCACCATCACGTCCATCCCCACGATTACGGGGGTCGCCGAAGCAATCAGCgcgcagaagaagcagaatGCCGCGTCCAAGGAGCAGGAGAAGTTTAACCTGACGGCCATGCTGGCCcgagcagacgacgacgacgatggcaacGACGGCACGCAGGGCAAGTGGAAGGAAACGGGATTCTGCGTCCTCAGAGACGGAAAGGTGAGTCTACAGGAGCCCTCCCGGTGTGCAGCAGGAGGGGGCGACGGGACGCGTGTGTGTCTGACATGGGGAATAGGCGTGGCTTGACCTCCCCGGGTCACCGGCAAAGGGCCACCGCTTCTGCGGCTTCTACTTCAAGTAccccggcgaggagggccacCTGGGCCTCGTGGGCACGGCGTCGGACGAGTCGCCCATGCTCAACTGGATCTACGTCAACGCGGAGACGGGCAGGCTCGAGCACGGGGCCCGCAAGGACACGCTGGGTCATGTCATCGGCCCATGGGGATggagcgaggacgaggcgttCCTGACgctgcgcaggcggcggggcgggtTCGTGGCccggagggagagggagagcgccgacgtcgtcgacgacggagcggagggggaggaagggtGGGGGGTGTACTGGGACCCAGAGCAGAAGCTGCTCGCGGCAGAGGAAGATGAtaaggacgaggacgaggacggggtgGAACGGTGCAAGCCGAtgctcctccgccggcgcccgctgctCGGCATGGAGAGCAAATACGTCAGAGACGAGGAGAAGGGTTAGCGAGGGTGACCCTCCCAAGGGGGAGTGTGCGAATACAACAGTTGTTAATGTGAGCCAAGGCAGAGCATATCATGGCGGTTGCGAGCAACAAAAGGCGTGTACAACCGACCAATGTACTCTTGCGCCTGGCAGAAGGCTCGAGGCGGGTGGGTAAGGTATGCATTGTGGGCGGTTAAACAGGGATTAAGCGAAGATCCACGAGCAAGTGTGGCGTCAGCTCGATGGATTGGGCATGCAGGCGGTTACAACTTGTCGTCATATTGACCGGGAAGACGGGGTTTGAATGtacacacagagagagagggatggagggatggagtGAGGTGACTTGGCCTCATGAGTGTTCCATCTCGAGAATCCTTCACTGCTATGACAGCAGGACGACGATTTGCCACGCGACGTCGAAAGAACGAAAGCCCCTCGAGTAACGCTGCCTGCCTCGAAGGGCGAGAACAGACGGTCGACGGGACACACGCCGGGCGACCTTGGTTCGAACTAACGTACTAAACAACGTGGCACAAAGGTGTgcggatggggggggggggggggcctaGGGGCTCGACATGGGGGGGCTGGGGCCGTCCGTTCCGTCTCCACAGAGTCGTCTGGGCCTGGCAGTGACATCGTGTGACTTGTGGCAGGTTTGTTTGCTGCGCGTCGTGGCTCGCACATTAGTACTTGGTACATTTCTGCGGAGGCTTTGGCTAGCCTCACCGGAATCTGACAAGGCTTCGGTGCGGCCAGCCAGTATATGGTCCGGCTGttagccgccgccgacgccgccgccattccTAGGGGACGGATCGCGATGACACGGGccacacagacagacacctTCTGGAAGCGGGAGTCGAGGCCGTGATGTAGCGGGGCACGCGCGCGATCAATCAGGGCCGCCAAAAGGGCCGGGCGGATTGTGCCGCAAAAGCAAACCTcgtccgctgctgctgtgcaaCGAGGGGGCGCTGAGGATGTGGCCCGCCCGTTGCCGTCGTTCCTTGGTTGAGAAAGGAGTTGTGCTCCTCGACCCCCGCACGCAACGACTCTTGACCCGTTGTTTCGCCATGTACCCCAATAACAGCTTGTGTCTACTAAAGACAGCATAATAAATCTTATCTTATCTTATATACTAGCACTTCAGGATTGGACGTTAGGGTAAGGGTTAGCAATGGGTAGGGTCAGGGCTGGGGTCAAGGTTGTATAGCATCTGTCCTTTTGATATACGTGTCATTATAAGTAACTGTGATGCACTATATGTTAAGGGGAGGTAATCAAGATGCGTGAGATGTGGCTGCCTCCTGTTGAAACGTTGGGGTCGAGGGACAATTCCCAGCTGAGAATCCTGCGCTGCCATGCTGCCTGCTGGGTTGGGGATCGCGGCTCATCGACAAGACCATTACGTAGCGTTGCGGAGACAATAGGCAGGCGCATTTCCTTTTGGGAACGACGACGTTGCAGGGCCCCTGGCTAAGTGGCTGGCGCCCGGGGGcgcggaggtggtggagTGGTGGAGGGGAGAGAAAGCTCCGGACACACCCTCCGCCCGCAGTGCCACACCTTTCCGTCTTTTTGCATGGTGGCATTGCCGCAACAACGATCCTAATCGGGCCACGTTACCTAAGTACCAAGCTAGGCTAACAAGGTGAGGTGCACgtgtaggtacctacttatTGGGCTGCCTAAAGtagccaacgacgacgatgctcgACAGATTCAGTTTCTGTATAGGGCTGCAGCTGAACCACGGGAATAATCACACACTTGCAATACGAATAAGCAGGTAGATCCATGGTAGACACAACAAATGCGCACAGCTGCCACGGTGAGTCAAGCCGTCTTTGTCCACCGAGTGGCCAATCGAtagctcgacgccatgggAATCAGTGACCACCACGCCATCAGTTTCTCCACCAAagcctcgtcaacgtcgtGCTGTGGGAGGTTCAAGTCACAGTGCGGTGCCGTACATTTATGGGCTAATCATACCTAGACGCGCGCCCGACACGCCTCCCCTGGGCATGTCGTCATGGTACCTAGTAGCCCAGGCGCATATTTCGACACCCCTTCACACATGCAGGGTAGCGCAGCGTCTTCGGCCTCTGCCGTCTCGCGCTTCAATCAAATCATCCAACTGTGACGGGTCGCGAACCAGATTCTGTCCGCTCAAAAAGAGCGAAGAAGCCCCTTGTTAAGAGTGATTGCGATTACGGGATCGCAGCAGGGAGAGAGCCATGAGTTCCcgatcctcgtcctcgacgccgtcgggtGAGTGCCAAAacgcccgctcgtcgtcgcggccgagctccgacgacgagagtGACGAGATACGCTATCACACCGGCACAGACCCTGCCTCAATATCATCAAACAATAAGCAGGAGACGAAGCAACAAGAATCACAACATCAAGAGCCCAAGACCCAGAGACAAgagaagaagggcggcgacgacgacgacgacgaccaacaCCAAGAGAACCCACCCATCACCATACCCAAAATCCAACCCATCACGCCCCCTCCATCGTCCGCCTCGcacgagccgcccgccgtgctcgcgcgcggcctcgagggcaagtTCGTGGACGAGTTCGGCAAcgtgctgggctgggacgGGACCGTGCtgggccgcgccgagggcgacctgCCGTCGCTCGTCGGGCGGCCCGTCGACTCGGACGGCAGGATacgcgacgccgacggccacgtcgcgGGCTACGTGTCGGAGAACtttgcgcgcccgcccgtcaaGGAGCTCGGGTGTGGGCTcacgctcgacgccgacggcaacaTCCACGACCAGAGCGGTGCCGTCGTGGGCAGGATCAatcccggcggcggtggcggcggcggcgcttctaCAGGCGCGGGAGCGCAGCAGAGCGGCAGCCGTCAAGCGAGTCGAGGTCaggcagaggaggaagagcctcggcagccgcagccacagcagcagaagaagcagaagacACCATCGCAACCACAATCACAACCACCGCCACAAGCTCATCCGACACACCACGAGACGCAGTTCAACATCCCTTaccgcagcgccagcgaccATCCAAGCCCgatgccggccgcgccgagccCATCCGAAATATACTTGGACGTCAAGTCGAcccgcgacggcatccaGCTGATAATCAAAATACCCACGATATTTAATAGAGACGAGCAGGGTCGGCCACCGGGATAGCTGTATAGCAGACGCACAAACAGAATAGAATAATGAATCATGAATAAAACAAATCCGGAAAAGTACTCCGCTGCCCCTCACCGATACGCGCTCACGCGACGGAGaagagctcctcctcgcgcttCAGCAGCCGTACCGCGCCTCGCGCATGCCTCGAGCTCAGCGCGTCCGGTCCAGACCGCCCTTTCTTTGCCGGTAGGTGGCGGTCTAGATGGCACCGATGCTTTACAAGCCGATCGGTCGTGCCAGCCTGGGCGAGTGTGTGCCATGTCACTGAAGGAAGAAAGGCCCGTCCTATCCCTatccagcccccccccccccccccccccccccccccccccccccccccccccccccccccccgtctgtcccctacgacgacgacatccacCCAGCAGTCACCACCCAGCAGTCATTATGTAACTTTTGCCGTATATTGTACGTAGCGCGAAACTGTGCGACAGTACACCGGCAGCGTGTATCCCTCGATAGTAAATGGGCAGCCACGGCGTCAGGCTGCTCATCGTGGCAGTTGTGccgagagggagggagggatgcAGGGGGGATGGATGCCGGCTGGGAGACGAGACCCTCAccaagcggcggcgaccaagGCAGCCATGCAGGTTTTCTCTGAGATGATCCAGACTTGAGGCTGAGGCTGAGGCAGGCAGTGGAGTGGTatgctgtacgaagtaggtggtggtgggggggggcaaggagTTGCGTCGGCAGCTAAGCAGCAAAGTAGGTACTAGCAAACCGGTTTGTCGGCCGCCAGTGGCGCGCGCCGTGGACAAAAGAAGGAGTCGAAGGACGCCGCGCCAGCTGGAATCgggcctggcgctgggcgaaTCTCGATCTCTACTGCGACTTGGAGACGGGATGGAGCGAGCGCGGTTGCAGAGGTGGCAAGCTGCAACCCGGACACGCGAAGGTGGAGCGCCGCACCCGCTGCCCACATGGCTTGACGTCCTGCTAGTTACAGTGAGACCACTCCACTGtaggtgctgctgcatccACGCCCACGCGCCCCATCCGTCCATGGAACTCCAACTGGCAACCACCCACACCAGTgacaccacccaccaccaggcACCCCACGACCacccacgaccacgacgacgacgaccaccagtccaccaccatcacgaccGACCCCCCCGGACATCAACCCGTCTCCGACCTGCGGCATGACACAAGGCGCCTCAtccacgccgcgccggcgtTTGACAAGTGTCTGTCTCCTttgcttgtcgtcgtccctccGTCCACCGACCGGCCGACCCGTTGCCTCAGCCACAGCATCACGATGGAGCGAGTGAGTGGCTAGTGCTTCCAACTCCATCTACCATGCCATTGCGTCATTGTGAGATggcccgccgtgccgcgcgcgATGATCGACGGGGCAGCGACAAGCACGAGTGACGCGCGTTGGCGTGTCCTCTGGCCCCCCCGGCGTCCAACCTTCTTCGCTTCAAGCCGAGTTCCAAGTGTGGCGTGTCCTTGGAAGaaagctcgccgccggcctgccggGCGCTGCGAGGACGGGAAAAATAGATTGCAATCTGACGTTTACGCTCCATGCCCATGACATGCTTGTTGTCGtcgatggatgatggatgatgctgctg belongs to Purpureocillium takamizusanense chromosome 1, complete sequence and includes:
- a CDS encoding uncharacterized protein (EggNog:ENOG503P8DP), whose product is MAPANEDQKDEERKPLNNEGGEDSEFEDAEGDGGPELSHGSTEEEEPEQPPTPKKKPARQATKTAQKKKPRKQMNDPWADDDENDRQMARPQQQQYQQQMPQQQQMQQMPPQMMMNAQKDEKKNPLKLRLDLNLDVEIELRAKIHGDVTLALLDMG
- a CDS encoding uncharacterized protein (EggNog:ENOG503P4AJ) — translated: MVIGLLTITSIPTITGVAEAISAQKKQNAASKEQEKFNLTAMLARADDDDDGNDGTQGKWKETGFCVLRDGKAWLDLPGSPAKGHRFCGFYFKYPGEEGHLGLVGTASDESPMLNWIYVNAETGRLEHGARKDTLGHVIGPWGWSEDEAFLTLRRRRGGFVARRERESADVVDDGAEGEEGWGVYWDPEQKLLAAEEDDKDEDEDGVERCKPMLLRRRPLLGMESKYVRDEEKG
- a CDS encoding uncharacterized protein (COG:S~EggNog:ENOG503PGFV); this translates as MSSRSSSSTPSGECQNARSSSRPSSDDESDEIRYHTGTDPASISSNNKQETKQQESQHQEPKTQRQEKKGGDDDDDDQHQENPPITIPKIQPITPPPSSASHEPPAVLARGLEGKFVDEFGNVLGWDGTVLGRAEGDLPSLVGRPVDSDGRIRDADGHVAGYVSENFARPPVKELGCGLTLDADGNIHDQSGAVVGRINPGGGGGGGASTGAGAQQSGSRQASRGQAEEEEPRQPQPQQQKKQKTPSQPQSQPPPQAHPTHHETQFNIPYRSASDHPSPMPAAPSPSEIYLDVKSTRDGIQLIIKIPTIFNRDEQE